CGGCCCGGTCACCGCCGCACCGCTGATCCGTCAGGGCATTCCGGTCATCGCCCCCGCGCGGGCACGATTGGGCGCGCTGGTCCGCGCGATCGTGGACGAGCTGCCCCGGCGCGCGGTCACCCTGCGGGTCGCCGAGCACGAGCTGACCCTGCGCGGCCACGCGGCGATGGTGGACGGTGAGCTGAAACCGCTGGCCCCGGCCCCGATGGCGGTGCTGCGGGCGCTCGCTTCGGTGCCCGGCAAGGTGCGCTCGCGCGCCTCGCTGCTGCCCGCCCTGCCGCGCGGCGCCGACGAGCACGCGGTCGAGATGGCCGTGGCGCGGCTGCGGGCCGGTCTCGGCGATCCCGGATTCGTCCAGACGGTGGTCAAAAGGGGCTACCGGCTGCCGGTGGACTGAAACGGCCCGCCGACGTATGGTCCCCGCGTGATGCGTTTCTGGGGCAAGCTGCTGGCAGCGTCGTTCGGCATGGCGGCGCTGGTCGCGGCCGCCCAGTTCGGTGTCGTGTACGGGCTGAACGCGCTGCGCCTGGACCGCGAGTTCCTCAGCGGCGCCGACAACGAATGGAACCTCCAGCTCACCTGGGCGGCCTGGTTCGCGGCGCTCGCAGTGCTGGCGGGCGCCACCTACGCGGCGAGCCTGGCCGTGGCGCAGAGCGGCCGCAGCCGCATCGGCGCCGGAGTGCGTGCGGTGGGCGGCATCGGCGCCGCCCTGGGCGCGGCGGCGGCCTCGGTGCCGCTGACCCTGCAACCGGCCCGGCTGGCCCGGGTCAACGCCTCGTTCAACCCGGAACTGACCGCCGCGATCGCGGTCGGCGCCGGTCTCGTCGCGGGCCTGCTGGTCACCCTGCTGGTGGTGGGCCGAAAGCCGCTCAGCACCAACCTGTGGGTGTGCACCGGCGGGGTGTGGGTGCTGGCCGCGGCATCCTTCATGGACAGTGCACAGTTCGGCCGCACCCGGGACGCCCTGGCCGAGTACTACGACCCGATGCGGCTCGGCGTGCTCGACCTGAGCGCGCTGGAGCCGATCCCCCGCGCCACCTTCAGCATGCCGGTGCTCGCCCTGCTGGCCGCGCTGGTGTGCGGGCTGGTCGCGCGCCACCAGGGCCGGTCGCGGCTGTGGCTCGCCCTGTCCGGCGCGATCGGGCCGCTGCTGGTCGCGATGGCGTACGTCATCGGCGGCCCCGGCGTCTCCCGCGCCCTCACCGACCAGGCCGACGCCTACCTCGGCGCGATGATCGCCGTCGTGGTCGGCCTGGCCGTCTCCTCCATCATCGCCCTAGCCCCCCGCCGCCCCGGCATCCTCTGACCCACCCCACCCCACCACTGGGTTGATCATGAACTTATGGCCGTGATGGACGGCGTGTCCCTACCCTGCGGCCGTGATCGTTCGGCGGAAGGCAGGACGATCACGGCCGCAGGGTGGCGACACTCCGGTGAACACGTCCATAAGTTCATGATCAACGCAATGGGGCCCGTGCCGCGGGAGGGCGGCGGTCAGCAGGTGGGGGTGGCGGCGCAGATGCGCTGTACGGCCTTACGGGCGAGGTCCTTGGCTGCCGCCGGGTCGGTGTCGAACTCCTGGCCGACCTGCATCCAGGTGAACACGGCGCCCGCCCTGACGAACACCAGCAGGTCCCGCTTGCCGTCCTTGACCAGCATCGATTCGTCACCGGCGAAGCCCGTCGCCAGGATCGTGAAGGTGTGGGTGGTCTGGCCCAGGTCGATCTCGGTGCAGCGCTCGAATCCGGTGCGCTCGTGGGCCATCGCCTGGCGGGCGGACGTCTCCGACTGGTAACCGTTCAGGTACTGCACCGTCTGCGAGCCGCTGGGGGCGGCCAGCACCAGGCGGCGCGCGTTCTTGGCCGACATCTGCTCGGTGGGGCCGCTCGGCTTACGGTCCCACTGGCCGTTGCGTACGCAGTACTCGATGGCGAAGCCGTAGGTCTCGCCGAGGTAGTCGGCACCGAGCGCGCGGTAGCCGGGGCCGAGGTCTGCCGGGGTGAGGAAGGCCGCGTCGGGGATCGCCGTCACGCCCGCCGCCGGGCCGCTCCCGGCAGCCGGGGAGGCGGTGGGCGAAGCAGCGGGCGTGGCGGAGGCCGCCGGGGCGGGCGTTGACGTGCTCGCCCCGGCCTGCGGCTCGGCCGGACCCTGCGCGGAGCAGCCCGAAGCGGCGGCCGCGAGCAGGGCCAGCAGCGTGGCGGCGATCGGCAGACGGTGGTGCGAGGTGGTGCGCATCAAGGACTCCCCGTGAAGTGATCTTTGTCGGATCCGTTGTCGGTCCAAGTCACGCCCGGACCACGGAGGCGGTTGCAGCCGGATCCGGAAATCTGCGGGACGCCGGAACGGGTGTGCCCGCGCGGGGAAACCCGGCGGGCACACGGTTCACGGCGAGGTGATGCTCAGCAGGTCGGCGTCGCGTCGCAGATGCGCTGCGCCGCCTTGGCCGCGACCGCCTTGGCCCGCGCCGCGTCGGTGGTGCCGCCGAGGTTGAGCACGGTGTACGCCGCACCGGTGCGCATGACGACGATCAGGTGCGCCTTGTTGTACCGCACCAGGACCGAGTCGTCGCCGGCGAAGCCGTTGTCGAGGATCTCGAAGGTGTAGGTGCTGGAGCTGTTCACCTTGACGGTGCCGCAGTGCTCGAACCCGGCCCGCTGGCTTGCCACGGAGATCTGCGCGGCCTCGGCCGTACGCATGCCCCAGGTCCACTGGGACACCAGCGCCTTCCCCGGACCGGAGAAGACCTTCTCGCGCGCGTTCTTCGCCGACATCGGCTCCTCGGGACCGGCGCCCTCCGGCTTGCCGTCCCACTGCTTGTTCTTCTCACAGACGGCGAGCGCGAAGCCGTACCCGTCGCCGCCCTCCAGCTCGATCGGCTTGAAGCCGGACCCGAGGTCGGCCGCGGTGAGGAAGGCGGCATCGGGCAGCTCGGACAGGCCCACGGCCGCTGCCGACGGCGACGGGGACGGCGCGGACGCGGGCGATGCGGCCACCGACGAAGCGGCGGACGCGGGCGGGGCCGGCTCGGCCGGACCGCAGGCCGCCGTGGCTCCGACGGCACCGGCCAGCACGAACGCGGCCAGGGCACGCCGGGCGGCGGTGTGGATGGTGTCGACATCGGACGAGCGGAAGAACGTGCTCACTCGAGGCTCCCCGTGAGTGGTGGTGTGGTGTCGACCCACAACCACGAACAACCCCGGAGCGAGGTTGCGCCGATTCCAGAATTTCTTCGAAGCCGTCCCCGGACGCGCCGAGGGGCCGCGCACCGGCGGCCCCTCGGTGATCGAAGCGGCAGGTCAGGCCAGCGGCAGGTACACCTTGCCGCCCGAGGCGACGAACTCGGCCGACTTGTCGGCCATGCCCTGCGCGGCGTACTCCTTCAGCTCCTGGCTGATGCGCATGGAGCAGAACTTCGGCCCGCACATGGAGCAGAAGTGCGCCGTCTTGGCGGCCGGGGCGGGCAGCGTCTCATCGTGATAGGAGCGGGCCGTCTCCGGGTCGAGCGACAGGTTGAACTGGTCCTCCCAGCGGAACTCGAAGCGCGCCTTGGACAGCGCGTCGTCCCACGCCTGCACCCCGGGGTGCCCCTTGGCCAGGTCGGCGGCGTGCGCCGCGATCTTGTACGCGATCACGCCCGCCTTCACGTCGTTCCGGTCCGGCAGGCCCAGGTGCTCCTTGGGCGTGACGTAGCAGAGCATCGCGGTGCCGTACATGGCGATCATCGCGGCGCCGATGGCGCTGGTGATGTGGTCGTACGCGGGCGCGATGTCGGTGGTCAGCGGGCCGAGCGTGTAGAAGGGCGCCTCGTGGCACACCTCCTGCTGCAGGTCCACGTTCTCCTTGATCTTGTGCATGGGCACGTGCCCCGGGCCCTCGATCATCACCTGCACGTCGTGCCGCCAGGCGATCTCGGTCAGCTCGCCGAGCGTGCGCAGCTCCCCGAACTGCGCCTCGTCGTTGGCGTCCGCGATGGAGCCGGGCCGCAGCCCGTCGCCGAGCGAGAACGTGATGTCGTACCTCGCGAAGATCTCGCAGAGCTCCTCGAAGTTGGTGTAGAGGAAGTTCTCCTGGTGCTTGGCCAGGCACCAGGCCGCCATGATGGAGCCGCCGCGCGACACGATGCCGGTGACCCGGTCCGCCGCCAGCGGCACGTAGCGCAGCAGCACCCCGGCGTGCACGGTCATGTAGTCCACGCCCTGCTCGGCCTGCTCGATGATGGTCTCGCGGTAGATCTCCCAGGTGAGCTTGAGCGGGTCGCCCTTCAC
The Catellatospora sp. IY07-71 DNA segment above includes these coding regions:
- the thiC gene encoding phosphomethylpyrimidine synthase ThiC; this translates as MRRKVYVQGSRPDIQVPFAEVDLTDGSTPVRLYDTSGPGVFADLPRRRWVEDRRVHGAPVTQLGCARAGIVTPEMEYVALREGVTPELVRDEIAAGRAVLPANVNHPEIEPMIIGKAFLVKVNANIGTSAVTSDVAEEVEKLTWATRWGADTVMDLSTGPRIHETRESIMRNSPVPIGTVPIYQALEKVKGDPLKLTWEIYRETIIEQAEQGVDYMTVHAGVLLRYVPLAADRVTGIVSRGGSIMAAWCLAKHQENFLYTNFEELCEIFARYDITFSLGDGLRPGSIADANDEAQFGELRTLGELTEIAWRHDVQVMIEGPGHVPMHKIKENVDLQQEVCHEAPFYTLGPLTTDIAPAYDHITSAIGAAMIAMYGTAMLCYVTPKEHLGLPDRNDVKAGVIAYKIAAHAADLAKGHPGVQAWDDALSKARFEFRWEDQFNLSLDPETARSYHDETLPAPAAKTAHFCSMCGPKFCSMRISQELKEYAAQGMADKSAEFVASGGKVYLPLA